From uncultured Desulfobacter sp.:
TCGGGACAAAATTCATTCGCCTGGACCACCCGGTTTGTGAAATCCAGCGTTTGGACAATGGGTGCCGGGTAACGGTAGGACATCTTGACCAACCGCCCAGGTGTGAACTGGATGCGTCCAATGTTGTTCTGGCCCTGCCGCCCAGGCTTGCGGCCCGGTCCATTCTATTCACCCCGGACCTTTCCCATGACCTGACCCAGGCGATGCTTAAGGCATCCACCTGGATGGCCGGGCATGCCAAATTTTTTGCCTTGTATGACCGGGCATCCTGGCGAAAGATGGGGCTTTCCGGCCAGGCCTTCAGCCAACGCGGCCCCCTTGGAGAAATCCATGACGGGTCCTGTGCCGGTGATCGCCCCTATGGACTGACAGGCTTTGCAGGCATTCCTGCCTTGAAAAGAAAGGACGAAGAAACCATGTCCCGGGCCATCCTTGCCCAGCTTATGCAGCTTTTCGGCCCCGATGCAGAACACCCCCTGGCGCTTTATTACCAGGATTGGGCCATGGAATCGTTTACGGCCACGGAATATGATAAAAGATCCTGCCACAACCATCCTGAATTTTACCCGCCAGGCGGTAAAACAAGTACCTGGAACAACACACTTCACTTTGCAGGCACCGAAACCGCAGGCCGGTTTGGCGGCTATCTTGAAGGAGCCCTTGTCAGCGCCCGGCGGGCAGCGGCAGCGACCTCAGGATAATCGATAATCTATTGTGTTAGGGCCATATTAGGCCCATAGCTGTTATTCTTTGTTTTCCTGGTACATATGGACATCCTGCTGGGGATAGGGGATACTGATGCCATTGGCATCAAAGGCCAGCTTGATGTTTTCCTGGAGAGCAAAGTATACACTCCAATAATCCCCCGTTTTGACCCAGGGCCGGACCACAAAGTTAACGCTGGAATCCGCGAGTTCAGAGACCGCAATAAGTGGCGCAGGTGTTGGAAGAAGTCGTTTTTCTTCTGCCAGAACACCCTGGATGACTTCTTTGGCTTTTTTTATATCATCATCATAACCAATGCCCATGACCAGGTCTACACGGCGGGTGGGGTTGGCCGTAACATTGGTAATAACATTGGACGTAATGCCGGAATTGGGCACGATCACTTTTTGATTATCCGGGGTACTCAACTCCGTGGTAAACAAAGAGACATTCTTGACAGTTCCGGAGACCCCGCCAATGTCCACATAATCATCGACTTTGTAGGGTCTGAACATCACCAGCATCACGCCTGAAGCAAAATTGGACAAAGAATCCTTCAATGCAAGACCAATGGCTAGACCGGCAGCACCCACAATGGTCAGAAAAGAGGTGGTATTGATGCCCAACTGGCCTGCGGCAGCAATGACGACCATCACCATGAAGGTATAGTAAATGATGCTGTCAAGGAACCGCACAAGCGTGATATCCACCTTGTTTTTTTCCATTAATTTCGTGAGCAAATTGGTAAGTCTTCTGGCTATCCATTTTCCTATCACCAGAATCAATAGCGCAGCAATGATCTTTACAGAGTAGGTGGTCACCCAGTAGGTCACCATCTCTATGTATTTTTCAATGTTGATTTGTTTCAACCACTCCATGTTACCTCCTTCTAAATTTTGTTATAGTTGTGTAACATCGTTTTCAGGTCCGGCCCTTTTGCCGATAATGACAACCCTATACATAAGTAAAAGAAATTATCAAGCAAAGCAACAGGATAAAATAAATTGGGCCCCCAGTTCATCAGAAGGGCTGGATATTTGCTATAAGGAACGCTCAAATAAGGGAATCCGGACGGCCACCTACTGTCCCTCACTCGTGATCGGTGAAAAATCAGTGGCCACAAGTGAGAAGTAGGTGGTCATTCAAGGCGCAATACCGGAACCATAAGTCTAACACGGGCAAACCACAACTCATGTGTTCGACATCATTTTTTTGTGACAGAAACTGAGAAGTGAGCACCTAAGGGGAATAAGATCTGAGATTTAGCGAACATAAGATGACAACTCAGTAGTGCCGTCTTTATTGCGGTCATGATTTGTTGATATACGGGGAATGGAGTTTGGCGGACAGTAAATTTTGATAGAAGAAGAGGGAGTCTTTCAAGTTTATTCCAGTTGTACACCATATTTTGTTAATATGTCTTGAGGGGTGATCGTTTCTGGTGTGCCGGTTGGCCGGAGTACATTCCTGCCACATAGAATGAAAACTTCATACGCATCAAATATTGCATACCGATCCTTATCAAATATAATCAGCTTGTTTCCATTTTCTTCTTTAACTTTTTGTCTGAACTTCCTGATTCCGGTGTCTTGACCTTTTTTCTCCAATTTATCCTGTTGGTCTATCCAATCCCTGAAAGCCGTTGTCAGTGCCATGACAAAAATGGTGAGATACACATGAACGATAAAACCGGATTTCGTATTTATAGGTGGCCTTTCTATGAACCAGGCCTGCTTGGCCTCTCTAAATAAGGCGTTTTCAATTTCACTGCGGGCGTCGTATGCGTCATAAACCACCAAGGGCTTGTCAACAGGTCCATTTGTAAGAATAATCAGGGTTTTGGAACCGGGATTATTAGCCTTAAAAGGATCATCCTTAACCACAACAGCATTGATGGGATTGGCGACAAAGCCTTTGGAGTTTTGATGGCTGCCGCTGCCCTGTGGTCCGTAGAATTCTGCTGACGTTAACCCTTCCAGACCTTCAACATCCCAATGATCTGTAACCGTTGTCTTGTTTTTACCGGCACCCACAGTGCGTATTTCGTCTTTAATTTCCGAATGGCCTGTACCAATTAAAGACAGGGCATCGTCATAAACATTCAAACTGGATTTAGCAGGAATAAAAAAGGTGATGGTTTTACTGTTGAGCCACCATAAAAAAATGCCGTCCGTGAACCCACGGTCAATGGCAAGGGAAGTGATTTTGGCATGTTCCCCCAGATTGTCAATTGCCTGCTGAACCACTTCCTGAGCAAAAGTTATGTCATGAACCTCAATTGTAGCAAAACGCATGGCTAAAGGAAGGCGGCTGTTTGGATCCCAAACCACCCATATTTTAAATCCAAAAACAGTTTCCAGAACTTTTCGAATGCGCTTTTTACGAAGTTTGAGTTCGGGCGGTTTTTCTTTGGTTACTTTGCCACAGCCGTTACATTTTTCTGTTGATTCAATCTCGGAAGCATCAAGCAGAGCATGAATTTTTTTTGGAAAAAACTTATGTGCCGCTAAAATCGATATTCCCCTGTTAAACATTTTTTCCAGGGTTGGTGCAACAATTGATGCCATTGTATTTTTTATGAAATCACAAGATACCGGTCCTCGGATTGGAATGGGCGCTTTTTCATCGCAAGAGGATTTTTTCTTACCCCTATTGCAAGTCCCTTCTTTTATCTCCCTGCCGTTAAAGCCGACAAGACGCATTAAGGCCTGACTTCGAAGAATAACAGAGTCTGTGTGCCAAAAAAAATGAAGGCCAGCCACAATACGCATCATATAAATAAAAATGATACGCATGAATGGGACCGGACTGTTTCTTTGTTTTGATTTTGGTTCAAGTTCCATGAGCAGGTTGGTAAATTCGAAATGATCAAGAAAGTAAAAAAACTCATCGAATAATCCAGCTTCCCCAAGGCCATATACTTCAGGGATATCTTTACCTTCGGCAAGATCTTTGGCGATGCCTGTTTGGTCCCTGTTTGCTGTATGCCAGGTCAAGCGGTCTACTATATTTTTTGATGCATTTTGGGCTAAACTCATAGGGTTATGGGTTAGCAGAAAAACACAGGGAAGGCAAATACGATAAGATTATAAATATTTGAAATAACAATAAATACTTGTCTCTACATCGTGATTTTGGTCCATTTTTAACATTGGGCGTGAGAGGGGGTATACACCACCTTTTGAATGTCGTTTAAATGGCCAGTGAAGGCTTCTTGCAGGGGATTTTGAAGGGTTCTCAAAAAAGCGGTCGGCCCCGCCAATTTTTTGTTTCCTTGAAAAAAATCACTTTTTTTAAAAAAAAATAAAGCAACCGATAGCGTGATCAGCTATCGTTTCATTAATCGAAGGAATGAGTCCGAAATAAACCTATGAGCGCGGGCATCTCGCCCGCATCTTTACAATACTTGCAGACCTGCGGGCGGGACGCCCGCGCGCTAGGATATAGCAAAGTGGGCAAGCTATTTAAGACCCGTTCCTAAAATGCGTGGATTATGGATAGATCAGACCGATTGGTAATGGCAACTCCGGCCTTGATTTTGAGAAAAACTGTCTTCCTTATAGCAAATATCCAGAGAAGGGATATCATTTTGTAATCCAGCTCAAAATCGGATATAGTTATAGATTAAGTTTGCAATAATTGCTTTACTGAAGCCCTGTACGATACTGAGACAAAGGATACGTATGTTTAAATTTTTTTGTAGACTCACTATTTTATTTGTAGGCTTTATTTTTTTCTTCGCAGCGCCCTGTACCGGAAATGACCCGGTGCTCAGACTTGCCACAGACTCCTGGCCGCCCTATTCTATAGGACAGGAAGGAGGCCGTCTGGAAAGCGGGTATGCGTTTGATCTCTGCACCGAGGTGAGTAAACGTATCCATACCAAATTAAAGGCAGATCTTCTGCCATGGAATCGGGTATTGGCCTGCATGAAAAATGGCACCTATGATATTACCTTTCCCATTCAACGCAAGCCTGAAAGAGAGGTCTTCATGGTTTTTACGAATGTGGTTCTTGAGGACCGAGTTTTTATATGGCACCTGAAAATGTGTACAAACAGTCTGCCCGGGTGGCAAAACATTGATGATCTCAAACCTTACACCATCGGCATTGTTTCAGGATATACCTATCGGGACAAGATGGACCAGGCCATTGAAAGCGGCATCATAAAAACGGAAAAAGTCAACTCGGCTGAATCCAACTTTAAAAAGCTTTTAGGCAAACGGTTTGATGCATTTCTGGAAAGCGAATCCGTTGTGATGAGCTTTTTTCAAAAGTATCCAGAATACAGAAACCATATCACCCACGCACCCCAAATTGTATCCAAGGATGTTTTCAGAATCGGAATCTCAAAAAACTCACCATTTGCGGAGATGCTGCCGGAGATCAACAGGGTGATCCAGGAAATGAAAAAAGATGGAACCATTGACCGGATTATGACAATGACAAGATAAGATATTGATAGTGTTCGAGTTACTACGCTAAACACAACCGCCCAAATTTGCTCCAAGTCAGCCACGGCTGCTTTTCTCTTTTTCGTTCGCGTTCTGCGATATCGCAATTATGAAATTTTTGAAACAACCTCCAATTAAAATAAATCCATTTAAATTAAATTGATTACATGAAAAACCAGGGAAACCCTTAAGAAATATATTCCCCAAAAAAAACACTTTTTTTTCTCACCAAATAAATACCCCCAAAAGCTGTAAACATTTATAGTCTGGGCATTTGACTCCATTCTCAATTGGCGGCATATTTTTTGCTTAAACTTAAGCACATCAATTAATTTAACGTGCATTATTTAGGTAAGTCTATGGTCAAAATAAAATTGCCCATCTGCTTGTCTTTTAAGCCGCCTTAAGCGTTACGCCAAGGGAATCCATATTTTCCAATATGCTTCCATTGGCATACCTTGGTGACGGCTTAAGATCCGACGCGCCTTCGGTTTATTAAATTTTGACTATAAGCCTAAGGCAATAAGCAGTAATGGGTAAAAACAGTTTCGCAGATATTTTTTCAATAACGGCCATGGCCGACCTGGTCTTTCACCGAGGTTAGGTCACAACAAATCATGAAAAAAACTAACTGGTTAGTTTAGTTCTTTCATATAAAAAGCCTGTAGATCATAATCAGGCAAGGAGTTCCCTAATGATACAATCAAAAAAAATAGGATGGGTATCGGTTCTTTTTTTCGTATTAATGTTTTCCCTGCATCCGGGAATTGTGGCGGCCTCGGATTCAACAACACTTTCCTTTCCGGGAAATGGTTATGTAGGTGTTTCTTTGCATACAGAAATACCCGAGACCCTGAACTGGATGATTTTAGGCATCACCCAGTCTGATTTTAATCATTGCTGGGTTACGGCAACTGTGGATGGAATCCAGGGCGTTATCCATTCAGACGGTTGCGGCGGCGTCCACTTTCTTTACTGGCCCAATTTTTTAGAGCTTTGTGAACCAGAGTCCATCCGCTTATTTAAGCCGAATAAAAAGGCCATCGGATATGCAGAACTTGAGGGATTTGGTATTAATTTATCTCGCATTCCCCAAATTCTCAGAAATTTGCTGGCCCGCCGCCTGGGAAATCTCATGATACACATCTGGATACAAGAAATGCTTGCCTACCGCGGGGTGGAATACGATTGTTTTTTTATGCCCCAGGATGATAAACTTTACTGCTCGGAACTGTTGGGCCATGGCTGGAACAACACCGGATCCTCTTTTGAAGTGTTTCCATCGCAGGAAGCCTGCACCTTAGATGGCTGGGACGTGGATACCCATCAGCCTGACGGCGTTACCTATGGGATGCTGTTAAAGTTTTCAGGAATTGACGAAAATACGGCAATTTATAATGTGGCAGAAATTTTAAACAACCCCTATTTTAAGGAAATAAGCGTTGATTAACCTGAATAGAACAACGCTCTTGTATTTAAAATTTTAAAAAATTATACATAGCAACAGGTGATTAAAAAAACAAACAAATGCCACGCAGGTGTATTCCGTATGGACGGCCCGACCAGTTTATAATATTTAGGTGAATTTAATGACAGGCAGCGTTGGACAAAATGTACTTAAAGAACTTTTAGGGCTGCTAAGCCTGGAAAAAATTGAAGAGAACATCTTCCGGGGCCAAAGCCAGGACCTGGGCTATGGCAGCGTATTCGGCGGCCAGGTCCTGGGTCAGGCATTGTCTGCGGCATCACGCACAGTGCCGAACAATCTTTGTGCCCACAGCCTGCACGGATATTTCCTTCGAGCCGGAGATGCCGCCAGCCCCATTGTATATATGGTTGAGCGCACCCGGGACGGCCACTCGTTTAGCACCCGGCGGGTTAAAGCCGTACAAAAGGGCCGGACCATCTTTTCCATGTCAGCCTCATTTCACAAATATGAGGAAGGCTTTCACCACCAGGATCCTATGCCTGATGTTAAAGGCCCTGAGGGCGTGGAAAATGATTACAACATGATCGTACGCTATGCAGAAAATATTCCCAAAGATATTGCAAAAAAACTGTTGTGTCCCAAGCCCATTGAACTGCGGGCCATCAATCCGGTAGACCCCTTTCATCCCGTTCCCATGCCCCCGGACAAATATGTCTGGTTCAGGGCCACCGGGCCCTTGCCTGACGATGCCGCAACCCACAGGTACATGCTGGCCTATGCATCAGATTTCCACCTGGTTCCCACAGCCCTTTATCCCCATGGCAAAACCTTCTGGTCCCCGGACATGCAGGTGGCAAGCCTGGATCATGCCATCTGGTTCCACAGGGATTTTAGGATGGACGACTGGCTGCTCCACGTGATACATAGTCCCAGTGCAGCCATGGGCCGGGGACTTAACCGCGGTTCCATCTACACCCGGGACGGTAAACTTGTGGCCAGCGTGGCCCAGGAAGGACTGATCAGAAGGGTGGACAAAAACAAAATACAAGGGAAATCTTAAGCTGTTCACTGCTTTTCTGCGATCAAACCGGCTCTAATCGTACGTATCAGATTGGCAAGGATTAATAAAATCAGCGCCCAGAACACCACCCAGGCGACGGTATCAAATTGCGGCCCGCCTGCAATTGCTGCATAGACATAGGGCAACAGGCTATTAACCAGCACGACGAGTCCCCAGAAAAGGATCTTGGGCCATGCCATGACCCGGCCGTTAAGGGAATTGATTAGGCGGGCAGAGCCCACAATAAACCCGGGCACTGTGATCATGTCCAAAACCAAAAAAATCAGGGGATCAATCCCCAGGCTTTCCAGAAGGCTTTTGAATACGACATACTTGACGATATCGTAGCACCATAAAAAGCATATTCCTCCAAATTCATGGTGCCTTCTAATTCTCATGATCAATCAATTAGATATTGTCCTTGACTACATGAAAAAAAATTTTCGATGCTGTAACAGTACTTCGCCCCGAATGAAGAAAGGAAACAACCCATACGCCCTGGAAAAACAGAATCATGCCCGGATGCCACAGGGCTTTAAATCCTTGATCCAAAGAAACGGTTAATTCGGGATCAGGAAAAAAGCCCAGCAGCGCGATGGTGTAAACAATTGCTGCCAGGGCCATGATCTGATACATGGAAAATTTGCGTTGGCCCCTGAAATCCGCCCGGAAGAATTCAGAGACTACCCGCCAGACCTGGGTCACCACAAGGGTTTCCATAAGGGCAATGCCGGCAAACCCCTGGAGGAACAGCAAGGTTCCGGCAAGGCCGGATATCGCATAAATCACGGCGGTAATAATCTGGATGGGAATCATTTTTTCACCGGCCAGACCCGACGCATAAGCCACTTTTTTGGTCTCCCCCGTAAAGACCACATTAAAACGCTCAAAGAGCTTGCGGGTGTGGGCGGTACACTGACTCAACGGCTTGCCATAGCAGCAACCAAAGCTCAGGCAGGCAAGGCGCCCCAAAGACTCCCCAAACGTATAACCAATGCTTAAAACTGCCATCATTACAGCAACAGGAACATGAAATTTAAAGGCCGTACCCAACGTGACATTCACCAGCATAATGATCCAGGGTGCGGTCACCACACCGGCAAACACGGCCCCGCCAATGGTCAGGGTGGCTTTTTTCTTTTCAACAATCCGGGCAACAATTTTAGAAGCCGGAATGGTTACAGCCAGCAACAGAACAGTTAACAGCACTAAAACGGAAATGGGCACCCCGGCCGATGCGGCCAAAATTACAACCATAATCACACCAAAAGTGTAAGCATTGGCGGACAAAAGGCCATACCAGGTCAAATTCATCCCCCGCCACTGGCCCTGGTCCATCTTTTCCAAGGGAAACACCGCCACCATTTGCCACTTTTCCTTGGGCAACGTTTTAAAGCCCCATCTCAATACAATGCCAATCAACAGACCCAGCCCAACAACAAAAAAAATAGCCGCCATTAAAGATCTCCAAAAATTTCAGTTTCATCAGGACAGCAGGCGTGGCCGATACCTGAACGTACGGTCACTTCGGTTTCCACAAGGGGTCTGCCAAACCCTTCACTGAAACGACTGCTCACATCGGTGCGCATCTGATTTTCCAGCAGGTCTTTGGAAAAACAGATACGCTGTTTTTGAAATATAACAATGGTTGTGGAGGACCCCGGACGGTAAAGGCTTTTGGGGCACCCCTTTTCCATGAAAAGTCCGGGCACCACATCCCGTGGACTTTCATATCCTTTTTTACTGTAACACTGGACAATTTTTCCGATCATCATGGCCACCACCTCCACCATGCACACAAGCCCGCATCCGGTTCCCCCGTGCACATCTGTGTCAATGATGGTGACCACCCGCCGGTTTTTAGAGTACGGCGTGACTTCCCGAACCACAGCCCCGGGGTTGCAGGAGTGAAAATGCCCGTCTATCTCATAAATATCCAATACTGTTCCTGCCACGGGCGTATGGTTATAGTGATATTTATCCGGGGTAAGCCGGGTTACGGCGAAACAGCCACGATCAAAGGCATCAAGCCACTGGGGTTTATCCCGGCCGATAAGCTCATTAAAATCAAAAAACTTACCTTTAATAAAAAGGGCCGATGTGTCTAAAAATGACCCCACCAGAATACGCGAATCTGCCGGAGAAACGACGGCATCAGCGCCTTCCGGCATGGGGCGAAGCTGTTCATACCGAATTTTGCGTTCAAAAACTTTTCGAAATGTATCTAATTTTGCAGGATCTCCTGTCACCTCACTTAAATCAATCCCTTGGGCGGCAAAAAATTTCCCGGCATCAGTCGGGGGGTTGAAAAAAGGCAAATCATAAGAAACAGCCCCGATCAGGCTGGACATCCGGGCCGAGATCATCAAATGAAACAAAAAGGATGAATTTTCGCGAATTGGCGAATAAACAGCACTGATAACAGGATCTGCTTTAAGGGCTTCGGTTTTGACCTGCCCGGTTTTACGGTCGATATATTGATGTTTCATAATGCAGCCATTATGCCCACGCTTTGTTTTAACGGTGTTAATTTACGACTAAAAAAATATGTGTAAAATATTAGAAAACCTTAAGTTCGTACAAGTAGAACCTAACGGGAAACCCGTGTTTGGACGAGAAGTCACCCCTCTGCGGCGTTGCAGGACAATTCGCAATCCTCACAACCATAAGGTTGCTCCGGTTGCAAATTGTCCTGCGCCTTGCAGCTGGGTAACTTCTCGTTCAAACACTAATTATCCTGCCAGGCCTTCATCTCCCGGCTTACCACAAGAACCATCAAGTAAATAAACTTCTTAAGTGTTTCAGGCGCACAGGTATCATCCATGAAATCCTGACGCATGGATTTTAAAAATTTAAGTATATCCCGGCTGCCCAGAATCTGACCAAGGGCCTGCCCGTACGAATTATCCCGGTATCTTGCCCATAGGTCGATCT
This genomic window contains:
- a CDS encoding FAD-dependent oxidoreductase; this translates as MEKIDTIIIGAGLSGIACAARLVGQNRSVVVLEARSRIGGRILCPGHQTFFADLGPSWFWPMVNPEVSALVQNLGVKSYPQFEQGLALFETKTGDVQTVSGCPMEPPAFRLKGGMIVLIKGLLARIGTKFIRLDHPVCEIQRLDNGCRVTVGHLDQPPRCELDASNVVLALPPRLAARSILFTPDLSHDLTQAMLKASTWMAGHAKFFALYDRASWRKMGLSGQAFSQRGPLGEIHDGSCAGDRPYGLTGFAGIPALKRKDEETMSRAILAQLMQLFGPDAEHPLALYYQDWAMESFTATEYDKRSCHNHPEFYPPGGKTSTWNNTLHFAGTETAGRFGGYLEGALVSARRAAAATSG
- a CDS encoding mechanosensitive ion channel domain-containing protein; protein product: MEWLKQINIEKYIEMVTYWVTTYSVKIIAALLILVIGKWIARRLTNLLTKLMEKNKVDITLVRFLDSIIYYTFMVMVVIAAAGQLGINTTSFLTIVGAAGLAIGLALKDSLSNFASGVMLVMFRPYKVDDYVDIGGVSGTVKNVSLFTTELSTPDNQKVIVPNSGITSNVITNVTANPTRRVDLVMGIGYDDDIKKAKEVIQGVLAEEKRLLPTPAPLIAVSELADSSVNFVVRPWVKTGDYWSVYFALQENIKLAFDANGISIPYPQQDVHMYQENKE
- a CDS encoding transposase yields the protein MSLAQNASKNIVDRLTWHTANRDQTGIAKDLAEGKDIPEVYGLGEAGLFDEFFYFLDHFEFTNLLMELEPKSKQRNSPVPFMRIIFIYMMRIVAGLHFFWHTDSVILRSQALMRLVGFNGREIKEGTCNRGKKKSSCDEKAPIPIRGPVSCDFIKNTMASIVAPTLEKMFNRGISILAAHKFFPKKIHALLDASEIESTEKCNGCGKVTKEKPPELKLRKKRIRKVLETVFGFKIWVVWDPNSRLPLAMRFATIEVHDITFAQEVVQQAIDNLGEHAKITSLAIDRGFTDGIFLWWLNSKTITFFIPAKSSLNVYDDALSLIGTGHSEIKDEIRTVGAGKNKTTVTDHWDVEGLEGLTSAEFYGPQGSGSHQNSKGFVANPINAVVVKDDPFKANNPGSKTLIILTNGPVDKPLVVYDAYDARSEIENALFREAKQAWFIERPPINTKSGFIVHVYLTIFVMALTTAFRDWIDQQDKLEKKGQDTGIRKFRQKVKEENGNKLIIFDKDRYAIFDAYEVFILCGRNVLRPTGTPETITPQDILTKYGVQLE
- a CDS encoding transporter substrate-binding domain-containing protein yields the protein MFKFFCRLTILFVGFIFFFAAPCTGNDPVLRLATDSWPPYSIGQEGGRLESGYAFDLCTEVSKRIHTKLKADLLPWNRVLACMKNGTYDITFPIQRKPEREVFMVFTNVVLEDRVFIWHLKMCTNSLPGWQNIDDLKPYTIGIVSGYTYRDKMDQAIESGIIKTEKVNSAESNFKKLLGKRFDAFLESESVVMSFFQKYPEYRNHITHAPQIVSKDVFRIGISKNSPFAEMLPEINRVIQEMKKDGTIDRIMTMTR
- the tesB gene encoding acyl-CoA thioesterase II; translation: MTGSVGQNVLKELLGLLSLEKIEENIFRGQSQDLGYGSVFGGQVLGQALSAASRTVPNNLCAHSLHGYFLRAGDAASPIVYMVERTRDGHSFSTRRVKAVQKGRTIFSMSASFHKYEEGFHHQDPMPDVKGPEGVENDYNMIVRYAENIPKDIAKKLLCPKPIELRAINPVDPFHPVPMPPDKYVWFRATGPLPDDAATHRYMLAYASDFHLVPTALYPHGKTFWSPDMQVASLDHAIWFHRDFRMDDWLLHVIHSPSAAMGRGLNRGSIYTRDGKLVASVAQEGLIRRVDKNKIQGKS
- a CDS encoding prolipoprotein diacylglyceryl transferase family protein — protein: MAAIFFVVGLGLLIGIVLRWGFKTLPKEKWQMVAVFPLEKMDQGQWRGMNLTWYGLLSANAYTFGVIMVVILAASAGVPISVLVLLTVLLLAVTIPASKIVARIVEKKKATLTIGGAVFAGVVTAPWIIMLVNVTLGTAFKFHVPVAVMMAVLSIGYTFGESLGRLACLSFGCCYGKPLSQCTAHTRKLFERFNVVFTGETKKVAYASGLAGEKMIPIQIITAVIYAISGLAGTLLFLQGFAGIALMETLVVTQVWRVVSEFFRADFRGQRKFSMYQIMALAAIVYTIALLGFFPDPELTVSLDQGFKALWHPGMILFFQGVWVVSFLHSGRSTVTASKIFFHVVKDNI
- a CDS encoding phosphatidylserine decarboxylase — encoded protein: MKHQYIDRKTGQVKTEALKADPVISAVYSPIRENSSFLFHLMISARMSSLIGAVSYDLPFFNPPTDAGKFFAAQGIDLSEVTGDPAKLDTFRKVFERKIRYEQLRPMPEGADAVVSPADSRILVGSFLDTSALFIKGKFFDFNELIGRDKPQWLDAFDRGCFAVTRLTPDKYHYNHTPVAGTVLDIYEIDGHFHSCNPGAVVREVTPYSKNRRVVTIIDTDVHGGTGCGLVCMVEVVAMMIGKIVQCYSKKGYESPRDVVPGLFMEKGCPKSLYRPGSSTTIVIFQKQRICFSKDLLENQMRTDVSSRFSEGFGRPLVETEVTVRSGIGHACCPDETEIFGDL